A DNA window from Jaculus jaculus isolate mJacJac1 chromosome 1, mJacJac1.mat.Y.cur, whole genome shotgun sequence contains the following coding sequences:
- the LOC101604162 gene encoding protein tyrosine phosphatase type IVA 1-like, with product MARMNRPAPVEVTYKNMRFLITHNPTNATLNKFIEELKKYGVTTIVRLCEATYDTALVEKEGIRVLDWPFDDGAPPSNQIVDDWLSLVKIKFREEPGCCIAVHCVAGLGRAPVLVALALIEGGMKYEDAVQFIRQKRRGAFNSKQLLYLEKYRPKMRLRFKDSNCHRNNCCIQ from the coding sequence ATGGCTCGAATGAACCGCCCTGCTCCTGTGGAAGTCACATACAAGAACATGAGATTCCTTATTACTCACAATCCAACCAATGCAAccttaaataaatttatagagGAACTTAAGAAATATGGAGTGACCACAATAGTAAGATTATGTGAAGCAACTTACGACACTGCTCTTGTGGAAAAAGAAGGCATTCGTGTTCTTGATTGGCCTTTTGATGATGGTGCACCACCTTCCAACCAGATTGTTGATGACTGGTTAAGTCTTGTAAAAATCAAGTTTCGTGAAGAACCTGGTTGTTGTATTGCTGTGCATTGTGTTGCAGGACTTGGGAGAGCTCCAGTGCTTGTTGCCCTAGCATTAATTGAAGGTGGTATGAAATATGAAGATGCAGTacaattcataagacaaaagCGGCGTGGTGCTTTCAACAGCAAGCAACTTTTGTATTTGGAGAAGTATCGTCCTAAAATGCGGCTGCGCTTCAAAGACTCCAATTGTCATAGAAACAACTGTTGTATCCAATAA